In the Engraulis encrasicolus isolate BLACKSEA-1 chromosome 9, IST_EnEncr_1.0, whole genome shotgun sequence genome, one interval contains:
- the LOC134455134 gene encoding alpha-1D adrenergic receptor-like: MASLLATFITVATFGNTLVILSVLSNRRLQTATNLFICNLAVADLLVSVCVLPFSATLEVLGCWPFGRTFCDVWAALDVLCCSASILSLCAIAVDRYVGVRHSLHYRSLVTRHRATVVLVCVWVVCAALSSPPLLGWKEPRSPNSTVCTVTQEPGYAIFSSLLSFYLPLVVLLSVYAQVYVVARRTTLCLERGVKRERQQGWGSGGGGGGIGSDGPPDVVLRIHRRGAVLGEEIAGGTRGLHARLMLRFTREKKAAKTLAMVVGGFVLCWLPFFIVLPLSALFPTLLKPTDAVFKVVFWLGYSNSCINPFIYPCSNREFRRAFVELLRVPSISRRTNSSSFIPPLNIRKSSKNRTQQPRKWNLFRILCLQESITKLNDAAGDCSERHHCGHKAANERTACADCTQNATDSLSRENSSESS; the protein is encoded by the exons ATGGCATCACTTTTGGCCACTTTCATCACCGTGGCCACCTTTGGCAACACGCTGGTCATCCTGTCGGTGCTGTCCAACCGCCGGCTGCAAACAGCCACTAACCTCTTCATCTGCAACCTGGCCGTGGCGGACCTGCTGGTCAGCGTCTGCGTGCTGCCCTTCTCAGCCACGCTTGAGGTGCTGGGCTGCTGGCCCTTCGGCCGGACGTTCTGCGACGTCTGGGCCGCGCTGGACGTGCTCTGCTGCTCGGCTTCCATCTTGAGCCTGTGCGCCATCGCCGTGGACCGCTACGTCGGTGTGCGCCACTCGCTGCACTACCGCTCGCTGGTGACGCGCCATCGGGCCACGGTTGTGctagtgtgcgtgtgggtggtgtGCGCGGCCCTCTCCTCGCCGCCCCTGCTGGGCTGGAAGGAGCCGCGGTCGCCCAACTCCACGGTGTGCACCGTCACCCAGGAGCCCGGCTACGCTATCTTCTCCTCCCTGCTGTCCTTTTACCTGCCCCTGGTGGTGTTGCTGTCCGTTTACGCACAG GTGTACGTGGTGGCACGCAGGACCACTCTCTGCCTGGAGAGGGGGGTGAAGCGGGAGCGTCAGCAGGGCTGGGgtagtggcggtggcggtggcggtatTGGTAGTGACGGGCCGCCAGACGTGGTGCTGAGGATCCATCGGCGCGGTGCCGTGCTGGGGGAGGAGATAGCGGGGGGCACCCGCGGCCTCCACGCCCGCCTCATGCTGCGCTTCACCCGGGAGAAGAAGGCCGCCAAGACCCTGGccatggtggtgggggggttcgTGCTCTGCTGGCTGCCTTTCTTCATCGTGCTGCCACTTA GTGCCTTGTTTCCGACCTTGTTGAAGCCGACCGACGCCGTGTTCAAGGTGGTCTTCTGGCTGGGCTACTCCAACAGCTGCATCAACCCCTTCATCTACCCCTGCTCCAACAGAGAGTTCCGCCGGGCCTTCGTAGAACTGCTCCGGGTTCCGTCCATCTCCCGGAGAACCAACAGTTCCTCCTTCATCCCTCCCCTCAATATTAGGAAGAGTTCCAAGAACAGAACCCAGCAGCCACGCAAATGGAACCTTTTTAGAATCCTGTGTCTGCAGGAGTCCATCACCAAGCTAAACGATGCTGCTGGAGACTGTTCCGAAAGACACCATTGTGGCCACAAAGCAGCCAATGAGAGGACAGCATGTGCAGACTGTACGCAGAATGCAACTGACTCACTGTCAAGGGAGAACTCTAGTGAATCAAGCTGA
- the LOC134455269 gene encoding leucine-rich repeat transmembrane neuronal protein 1-like, whose amino-acid sequence MELPPKSVVRVWSVLSVTLYVTCRFGASLDSKPGCPPCRCEGTLYYCDNAGLDAFPHHLIANTTTISLTGLSLRHNHLLSVPEGALSRHTALQWLLLGHSRIQRLGERSFLGLRRLKELELSANHLRLLPNWTLRPLQNLRLLDLSSNRLSALSVGQFRGLRKLAALRLRGNRLASLPVRVFRDLRRLRHLDLGENQLQTLARNTFEGLIRLTELRLDQNRLSRINLGLFARLTSLHTLDLSQNLAAWLSRTLHWYWPTLEHLDLSQNQLEWLEPNAFHGVPHLKSLLLHSNRLQVLELGILNSWVSVENLTLSWNPWDCGPSVCALAAWLVYHRGRQWDNGPLLCALPHKAAGENILDAVHTFQTCQSRVFDFHTAETNTSSVAQVNNRIEMDTAVLTGIVATTTTETEWYFVTEMTGNGLNEKESGYI is encoded by the exons ATGGAACTCCCTCCAAAGAGTGTGGTCCGTGTTTGGTCCGTGCTCTCAGTTACTCTGTACGTCACGTGTCGGTTTGGGGCCTCACTGGACTCGAAACCAGGCTGTCCGCCGTGCCGATGTGAAGGCACTCTTTACTACTGTGACAATGCAGGACTTGATGCCTTTCCGCACCATCTCATTGCCAATACTACTACAATCTCGTTAACGGGCCTGTCCCTGCGCCACAACCACCTATTGAGCGTGCCCGAGGGAGCTCTGTCTCGCCACACCGCACTGCAGTGGCTCCTTTTGGGCCACAGCCGGATCCAGAGGCTGGGCGAGCGCTCCTTCCTTGGTCTGCGCAGGCTGAAGGAGCTGGAGCTGAGTGCCAATCACCTCCGTCTGCTGCCCAATTGGACGCTCAGGCCGCTGCAAAACCTCCGCCTCCTCGACCTCTCCTCCAATCGGCTGTCGGCGCTGAGCGTGGGCCAGTTCCGCGGCCTGCGTAAGCTGGCGGCGCTGCGTTTGCGGGGGAACCGGCTGGCATCGTTGCCCGTCCGCGTCTTCCGGGACCTGCGCAGGCTTCGGCACCTGGACCTCGGGGAGAACCAGCTGCAGACGCTGGCCCGGAACACCTTCGAGGGCCTGATCAGGCTGACTGAGCTCAGGCTGGATCAGAACCGGCTCAGTCGGATCAACCTGGGCCTTTTCGCTCGCCTCACCTCGCTGCACACACTAGATCTGAGTCAGAACCTGGCCGCGTGGCTGAGCAGAACACTACACTGGTACTGGCCCACTCTGGAGCACCTGGACCTGTCTCAGAACCAACTGGAGTGGCTGGAACCCAACGCGTTCCACGGGGTTCCGCACCTCAAGAGCCTCCTGCTGCATTCCAACCGCTTGCAGGTTCTAGAACTCGGAATCCTGAACAGCTGGGTCTCGGTGGAGAACCTCACGCTGTCTTGGAACCCATGGGACTGTGGGCCAAGCGTGTGTGCCTTGGCAGCATGGCTGGTGTACCACCGCGGCAGACAATGGGACAATGGGCCTCTTCTGTGCGCTCTGCCACACAAAGCAGCGGGCGAGAACATTCTGGATGCAGTGCACACATTCCAAACCTGTCAGTCTCGTGTTTTCGACTTTCACACTGCCGAGACAAACACTAGCAGTGTGGCTCAAGTAAATAACAGAATTGAGATGGACACCGCTGTGTTGACTGGCATTGTAGCCACGACAACAACAGAGACCGAATGGTATTTTGTTACAGAGATGACGGGAAATGGTCTGAATGAAAAGGAGAGCg GTTACATTTAG